In Rattus norvegicus strain BN/NHsdMcwi chromosome 1, GRCr8, whole genome shotgun sequence, a genomic segment contains:
- the Vom1r43 gene encoding vomeronasal 1 receptor 43 — MKMASENFAMGVFLFSQITVGVLGNTSILFYYVILILNGKHLMPKDLMIEYLTFANCLNIISRGIPPTMSYFGFKVFLDDIGCKLILYIYRIARGMSLYMMCLLSCFQAITISPRNSRWIKLKQRATKYIGPSCSVSWFVHLPLNIMIPSSVSSLSYTKNSIKRVHYEYCSLLASGNVATALYMFLLCLSDGLYLGLMACSSVSMVSILYRHKRHVKHIHSAHFLKTSPEDRATQTILILLCTFVISYSYSSIVTVIRTCSKYPVLWGVNVFTFIEICFPTFSPFVLITNMKTSFSLFLPCSDKR, encoded by the coding sequence ATGAAAATGGCATCTGAAAACTTTGCAATGGGAGTATTTCTCTTCTCCCAGATTACAGTGGGAGTGCTAGGCAACACTTCAATACTATTTTATTATGTCATTTTGATATTAAATGGGAAGCATTTAATGCCCAAAGATCTGATGATAGAGTACTTGACTTTTGCCAACTGCTTGAATATCATCTCAAGAGGTATTCCCCCGACAATGTCTTATTTTGGATTTAAGGTTTTCTTGGATGACATTGGGTGTAAATTAATATTGTATATTTACAGAATAGCAAGGGGGATGTCCCTTTATATGATGTGCCTATTGAGTTGCTTTCAAGCAATCACAATCAGCCCCAGAAACTCCAGGTGGATAAAGCTTAAGCAGAGAGCCACCAAGTATATTGGCCCTTCTTGCTCAGTCAGTTGGTTTGTGCACCTGCCTCTGAACATCATGATCCCATCAAGTGTGTCAAGCCTCAGTTACACAAAAAATTCTATTAAGAGAGTGCATTATGAATACTGCTCACTGCTTGCTTCTGGCAATGTGGCAACTGCACTATATATGTTCTTACTGTGCCTCTCTGATGGACTGTATCTGGGTCTCATGGCCTGCTCAAGTGTTTCCATGGTGAGTATTCTCTATAGACACAAGAGGCATGTCAAGCATATTCACAGTGCTCACTTTCTGAAAACCTCACCTGAAGACAGAGCCACACAGACTATCCTTATCCTGCTGTGCACCTTTGTCATCTCTTACTCATACTCTTCCATTGTGACTGTCATTAGAACCTGTTCCAAATATCCAGTGCTATGGGGagtaaatgtatttacatttatagAAATATGCTTTCCCACATTTTCCCCCTTTGTTCTCATCACCAATATGAAGACTAGTTTCAGCCTGTTTTTACCATGCTCTGATAAGAGATAG